In a single window of the Terrirubrum flagellatum genome:
- a CDS encoding phosphatidate cytidylyltransferase yields the protein MTDAPAPAGKPVSDLRLRVLSALVLGVAVLAATWVGGWAFTIVWLIGSSLVVHEFLTMAGARSYVTMLVSLVGALLTGLWAHDMAQGAAGLGAGAPHALLTLLPIACGLLTAMAARSGARLWAFWAAPYASVLAATPVVARGEYIGGLSLVLWLFATVWLTDIAAYFAGRAIGGPKLWPAVSPKKTWSGAIGGTAAGVAAGLAIITVFGRPPLFASWSVFGVAVFTLAASIVSQAGDLGESAMKRRFDVKDSSHLIPGHGGLMDRLDGFWAACVLLGATILLVEGG from the coding sequence GTGACCGACGCGCCGGCCCCCGCGGGCAAGCCTGTTTCAGATCTCAGATTGCGCGTCCTTTCGGCGCTCGTGCTCGGCGTCGCGGTGCTGGCGGCGACCTGGGTGGGCGGCTGGGCCTTCACGATCGTCTGGTTGATTGGCTCAAGCCTGGTCGTCCACGAATTCCTGACCATGGCGGGCGCGCGTTCCTACGTGACGATGCTGGTTTCGCTCGTTGGCGCGCTGCTGACGGGATTGTGGGCGCACGATATGGCGCAGGGCGCTGCGGGTCTTGGCGCCGGCGCGCCGCACGCGCTTCTCACGCTCTTGCCGATCGCCTGTGGATTGCTGACGGCCATGGCGGCTCGCAGTGGAGCGCGGCTCTGGGCCTTCTGGGCCGCGCCCTACGCGTCAGTGCTGGCCGCGACGCCCGTCGTCGCGCGGGGCGAATATATCGGCGGTCTTTCGCTCGTCCTCTGGCTGTTCGCCACGGTCTGGCTGACCGACATCGCAGCCTACTTCGCAGGACGCGCGATCGGCGGGCCGAAACTCTGGCCAGCGGTCAGTCCGAAGAAGACCTGGTCAGGCGCGATCGGCGGAACCGCGGCCGGAGTTGCGGCCGGGTTGGCGATCATTACCGTCTTCGGGCGTCCTCCGCTCTTTGCCTCCTGGTCGGTCTTCGGCGTCGCGGTCTTCACGCTCGCGGCGTCCATCGTGTCGCAGGCGGGCGATCTCGGCGAGTCCGCCATGAAAAGGCGATTCGACGTCAAGGATTCGAGCCATCTGATCCCCGGCCATGGCGGCCTGATGGACCGGCTCGACGGGTTCTGGGCCGCCTGCGTGTTGCTCGGCGCGACAATCCTCCTGGTCGAAGGCGGTTGA
- the lpxD gene encoding UDP-3-O-(3-hydroxymyristoyl)glucosamine N-acyltransferase — MSNPVFFAAPAPLSLARIVELTGAAPSGAADLSLTVAGVQPIDRGAPGDLVFLENPRYAGDLPKTRATACLVSPKYAAEVPAGTVALVTPQPYHAFARTLATLYPSAARPQSLFGAVGVAPGAVVHPTARLEADVIVDPLALIGPGAEIGSGTVICAGAVIGPSVRIGRDSAIGANASIQHALIGNRVIIHPGARIGQDGFGFAMGPAGHLKVPQIGRVVVQDDVEIGANTAIDRGANKDTVIGEGTKIDNLVMIAHNVVIGRRCVIVGQVGISGSTEIQDYAVLAGQVGVAGHLRIGAGAQVGAQAGVMTDIPPGARYGGYPARPARQWLRETAVLTDLASKRGGRNDG, encoded by the coding sequence ATGTCCAATCCGGTCTTTTTCGCCGCGCCGGCTCCTCTCTCGCTGGCGCGGATTGTTGAACTCACAGGCGCCGCTCCATCCGGCGCGGCCGATCTCAGCCTGACCGTGGCTGGCGTTCAGCCGATTGATCGTGGCGCGCCCGGCGATCTCGTCTTTCTCGAAAATCCGCGATACGCCGGCGATCTCCCGAAGACGCGCGCGACGGCCTGTCTGGTGTCGCCGAAATATGCGGCCGAAGTCCCCGCCGGCACGGTCGCGCTTGTGACGCCGCAGCCCTATCACGCTTTCGCCAGGACGTTGGCGACGCTCTATCCTTCAGCGGCGCGTCCGCAGAGCCTGTTCGGCGCCGTTGGCGTCGCTCCCGGCGCCGTCGTGCATCCGACGGCGCGGCTCGAAGCGGACGTGATTGTCGATCCGCTGGCGCTGATCGGCCCGGGCGCTGAGATCGGTTCCGGCACAGTCATCTGCGCCGGCGCGGTCATCGGGCCGTCGGTGCGCATTGGCCGTGACAGCGCCATCGGCGCGAACGCGTCGATCCAGCATGCGCTGATCGGCAATCGCGTGATCATCCATCCTGGCGCCCGCATCGGCCAGGACGGTTTCGGCTTCGCGATGGGGCCGGCGGGGCATCTGAAAGTGCCGCAAATCGGCCGGGTCGTCGTTCAGGACGATGTCGAGATCGGCGCCAATACGGCGATCGATCGCGGCGCCAACAAGGACACCGTGATCGGCGAGGGGACCAAGATCGATAACCTCGTGATGATCGCGCACAACGTCGTCATCGGGCGGCGCTGCGTGATTGTGGGACAGGTCGGCATTTCGGGCTCGACGGAGATTCAAGACTACGCCGTGCTCGCCGGTCAGGTCGGCGTCGCCGGCCATCTCAGGATCGGCGCGGGCGCGCAGGTCGGCGCGCAAGCGGGCGTCATGACCGATATCCCGCCAGGCGCGCGCTATGGCGGCTATCCCGCCAGGCCCGCGCGCCAATGGTTGCGTGAGACAGCGGTTCTGACCGACCTTGCCTCGAAGCGGGGTGGGCGCAACGATGGCTGA
- the lpxA gene encoding acyl-ACP--UDP-N-acetylglucosamine O-acyltransferase, giving the protein MTVSIHAMAVVDSRARLGEGVKIGPFCHVGPDVSIGDNVELISHVVVAGRTSIGAGTRVFPFASLGHPPQDLKYHGEPSTLEIGANCVIREGVTMNPGTENGHMKTAVGDSCLFLANSHVGHDSIVANNVVFSNNVMLAGHCVVGQYAILSGGCAVHQYVRIGAYAFVSGLAGVVRDLIPYGSVIGAPAHLNGLNLVGIKRRNFSREAIHDLRRAYRLLFAEEGTLQERIEDVAGEFADHPVVSEIIGFMRAGGDRSFTLPRPDESSL; this is encoded by the coding sequence ATGACTGTATCGATTCACGCGATGGCCGTGGTCGACTCGCGCGCCCGGCTTGGCGAGGGCGTGAAGATTGGGCCCTTCTGCCATGTCGGCCCTGACGTTTCGATCGGCGACAACGTCGAACTCATCAGCCATGTGGTGGTCGCCGGCCGGACGAGCATCGGAGCGGGCACGCGCGTGTTTCCCTTCGCCTCGCTCGGGCATCCGCCGCAGGACCTCAAATATCACGGCGAGCCCTCGACGCTTGAGATCGGCGCGAACTGCGTCATCCGCGAGGGCGTCACCATGAATCCGGGCACCGAGAATGGGCACATGAAGACGGCGGTCGGAGATTCCTGCCTCTTTCTCGCGAACAGCCATGTCGGTCACGACTCCATCGTGGCCAACAATGTGGTCTTTTCAAACAATGTGATGCTCGCGGGCCATTGCGTTGTCGGTCAGTATGCGATCCTGAGCGGCGGCTGCGCGGTGCATCAATATGTCCGCATCGGCGCCTACGCCTTCGTGTCCGGCCTTGCCGGCGTGGTGCGTGATCTCATCCCCTACGGCTCCGTCATCGGAGCGCCGGCGCATCTCAACGGCCTCAATCTGGTCGGGATCAAGCGGCGGAATTTTTCACGCGAGGCCATTCATGATCTTCGCCGCGCCTATCGATTGCTGTTCGCCGAGGAGGGCACGCTGCAGGAGCGCATCGAAGACGTGGCGGGCGAATTCGCCGATCACCCCGTGGTGAGCGAGATTATCGGCTTCATGCGCGCCGGCGGCGATCGCTCCTTCACGCTGCCGAGGCCGGACGAGTCCTCCTTGTGA
- the fabZ gene encoding 3-hydroxyacyl-ACP dehydratase FabZ, with the protein MSNEQAQTLDSADIQTILEVLPHRYPFLLVDRIVEMRGAEYGVGVKNVTINEPQFTGHFPGRPIFPGVLIIEGMAQTAGCLVTLGAFGAGARPKSVLFSTVDKCKFRKPVTPGDVLRYEMTRIANKRNIWWYRGEAKVDGKLVAEAELSAMVLMS; encoded by the coding sequence GTGAGCAATGAACAGGCCCAGACGCTGGACAGCGCGGACATTCAAACGATCCTCGAGGTGCTGCCGCACCGCTATCCCTTTCTTCTCGTCGACCGCATCGTCGAGATGCGGGGCGCCGAATATGGCGTCGGGGTCAAGAACGTCACCATCAATGAGCCTCAGTTCACGGGACACTTTCCCGGGCGTCCGATCTTTCCGGGAGTGCTAATCATCGAGGGGATGGCGCAGACCGCAGGCTGTCTCGTCACGCTTGGCGCGTTCGGCGCCGGCGCCCGACCGAAGAGCGTCCTGTTCTCCACGGTCGACAAGTGCAAGTTCCGCAAGCCCGTCACGCCGGGCGACGTGTTGCGCTACGAAATGACGCGGATCGCGAACAAGCGGAACATCTGGTGGTATCGGGGGGAGGCGAAGGTTGACGGCAAACTCGTCGCCGAGGCGGAGCTGTCGGCCATGGTGCTGATGAGTTGA
- the pyrH gene encoding UMP kinase, producing the protein MPNPAYRRVLVKLSGEALQGPGEAGLHGPTLVAISNDIAEARRAGFEVAVVVGGGNFFRGVKGTAQGIDRVRGDSIGMLGTVMNALAIEGALVGHGCEARAMSAVAMPTLCDTYERNMARRHIEAGRVVVLGGGTGNPLFTTDTAAALRAVELSCDALLKATNVDGVYTADPKLDRTATRYERLTHDEAIAKDLKVMDTAAFALARESRLPILVFSIQEPGAITAVLTGKGRFTAVVP; encoded by the coding sequence ATGCCGAATCCAGCCTATCGTCGCGTTCTTGTGAAGCTCTCGGGCGAGGCCTTGCAGGGGCCCGGCGAAGCGGGGCTTCACGGCCCGACTCTGGTGGCGATCTCCAACGATATCGCTGAGGCGCGCCGGGCCGGCTTTGAAGTCGCTGTGGTGGTCGGCGGCGGCAATTTCTTCCGTGGCGTCAAAGGCACGGCGCAGGGCATCGACCGCGTTCGCGGCGACTCCATCGGCATGCTCGGCACCGTGATGAATGCGCTCGCGATCGAAGGGGCGCTCGTTGGTCATGGCTGCGAAGCGCGCGCCATGAGCGCGGTCGCCATGCCGACGCTCTGCGACACCTATGAGCGCAATATGGCTCGCCGTCATATTGAGGCGGGCAGGGTGGTCGTCCTCGGCGGCGGGACCGGCAATCCGCTCTTCACCACCGACACGGCCGCCGCTCTGCGCGCGGTTGAACTGTCCTGCGACGCGCTGTTGAAGGCGACCAATGTGGATGGGGTCTACACGGCAGACCCCAAACTCGATCGGACCGCGACGCGCTATGAGCGCCTGACCCATGACGAGGCCATCGCGAAGGACCTCAAGGTGATGGATACCGCGGCTTTCGCGCTTGCCCGGGAGAGCCGCTTGCCAATACTCGTCTTTTCGATTCAGGAACCCGGCGCGATCACCGCGGTGTTGACCGGCAAGGGCCGCTTTACCGCGGTCGTTCCCTGA
- the bamA gene encoding outer membrane protein assembly factor BamA, which translates to MIISDVIRPLAGRIVMAVAVVAFAAVSIPGVTSEAYAQRARTARAAPVQQLIVNRVAFDGNSKIKGDNLRPEMQTKVGFAYNEATAQGDVARISEIYRRTGRGLAQVSLRTVPLDNNRVDVVFVISEGSKTPVLEINFVGNNSISGYRLRNQMNTTEGNFLSFLKTSDVYDPDKINADLELIRRYYLKNGYADFQVVNTDVRFDSGRGGYIVNITVSEGPQYRLGNVRLDSRVANVPPDALAGQMRTRTGDVYNAEAVEKSLVGMTMEASRRGMAFTQVRPQGNRDPASRTIDLAYIVDEGPRVYIERINIRGNTRTLDYIIRREFDVVEGDAYNKVLIDRAERRLTNLGHFKKVRIVAEPGSTPDRVILNVEVEDQATGSFSVAAGYSTSDGVIGEVALTETNFLGRGQYVRLAGTYGQKSKGIEFSFTEPFFMDRRLAAGFDVYRKDNDETDYSRFKSEVTGGTLRLGIPITEEVTLGLRYSLYQSKIIIPNDTSKPYFDCQNPIPGFTIATANCPATANLGTSGTSNPYDAFNNGEASNAIKQAQGTTITSLAGYTLAYNSLDNVKDPRNGLYAEIKQDFAGLGGDSKFMRSSFDAKFYYEVYEDIVGLLRAQGGHIIGFGGDLRILDHYFLGPTLVRGFAPSGLGPRDISIDPASGAIGGKTYFGGSAELQFPILGIPREVGIKGAVFADAGTVFGNDSGTSTGVSCSANGLTGTTRVYTIGGQSVTSCIRDSHTMRSSVGASLLWNSPLGPIRFDYAYALSKDKGDRTQAFRFSGGTRF; encoded by the coding sequence ATGATTATTTCCGACGTGATCCGCCCTCTCGCCGGTCGCATCGTTATGGCGGTTGCAGTCGTTGCGTTCGCTGCGGTTTCGATTCCCGGCGTCACGTCAGAGGCTTACGCGCAGAGGGCGCGAACCGCGCGCGCCGCGCCGGTCCAGCAGTTGATCGTCAACCGGGTCGCTTTCGACGGCAACAGCAAGATCAAGGGCGACAATCTTCGTCCGGAAATGCAGACCAAGGTCGGATTCGCCTACAACGAGGCGACGGCGCAGGGCGACGTTGCGCGCATCTCCGAAATCTACCGCCGCACCGGCCGCGGCCTCGCCCAGGTCAGCCTGCGCACGGTGCCGCTCGACAACAATCGCGTCGACGTTGTCTTCGTCATCAGCGAAGGCTCCAAGACGCCGGTGCTGGAAATCAACTTCGTCGGCAACAACAGCATCTCGGGTTACCGCCTGCGGAACCAGATGAACACGACGGAAGGAAACTTCCTCAGCTTCCTCAAGACCTCGGACGTCTATGATCCCGACAAGATCAACGCCGATCTCGAGTTGATCCGCCGCTACTATCTCAAGAACGGCTACGCCGATTTCCAGGTCGTCAACACCGACGTTCGTTTCGACAGCGGCCGCGGCGGCTACATCGTCAACATCACGGTGAGCGAAGGCCCGCAATATCGTCTTGGCAATGTCAGGCTCGACTCGCGCGTGGCGAACGTTCCGCCGGACGCGCTGGCCGGCCAGATGCGCACCAGGACAGGCGATGTCTACAACGCCGAGGCAGTAGAGAAGTCGCTCGTCGGCATGACGATGGAAGCGTCGCGCCGCGGCATGGCCTTCACGCAGGTGCGGCCGCAGGGCAATCGCGATCCCGCGTCGCGCACTATCGATCTCGCTTATATCGTTGACGAAGGTCCGCGCGTCTACATCGAGCGCATCAACATTCGCGGCAACACGCGCACGCTGGATTACATCATCCGTCGCGAGTTCGATGTCGTCGAGGGAGACGCCTACAACAAGGTGTTGATCGACCGCGCCGAGCGCCGTCTCACCAATCTCGGACATTTCAAGAAAGTCCGCATCGTCGCCGAGCCAGGCTCCACTCCCGATCGCGTAATCCTCAATGTCGAGGTCGAAGATCAGGCGACCGGATCGTTCTCCGTCGCGGCCGGCTACTCGACGTCGGACGGCGTGATCGGCGAAGTCGCGCTGACCGAGACAAACTTCCTCGGCCGCGGCCAGTATGTCCGCCTCGCCGGCACCTATGGCCAGAAATCCAAGGGCATCGAATTTTCGTTCACCGAGCCGTTCTTCATGGACCGGCGTCTGGCCGCGGGTTTCGACGTCTACCGCAAGGACAACGACGAGACCGATTATTCGCGCTTCAAGAGCGAAGTGACGGGCGGCACGCTGCGCCTCGGCATTCCGATCACGGAAGAGGTTACGCTTGGTCTGCGTTATTCGCTGTACCAGTCGAAGATCATCATTCCGAACGATACGAGCAAGCCGTATTTCGACTGTCAGAATCCAATTCCGGGATTCACGATCGCGACCGCGAATTGCCCCGCGACCGCCAATCTGGGCACGAGCGGAACTTCAAATCCGTATGACGCCTTCAACAACGGCGAAGCGTCGAACGCGATCAAGCAGGCGCAGGGCACGACGATCACGTCGCTCGCCGGTTATACGCTCGCCTATAACTCGCTCGACAACGTCAAGGACCCGCGCAACGGCCTGTACGCCGAAATCAAACAGGACTTCGCCGGCCTCGGCGGCGACTCGAAGTTCATGCGCTCGTCCTTCGATGCGAAGTTCTACTACGAAGTCTATGAGGACATCGTCGGCCTGCTGCGCGCGCAGGGCGGTCATATCATCGGCTTCGGCGGCGATCTGCGCATCCTTGATCACTACTTCCTCGGGCCGACGCTGGTGCGCGGCTTCGCGCCGAGCGGTCTTGGCCCGCGCGACATTTCGATCGACCCGGCGTCGGGCGCGATTGGCGGCAAGACCTACTTCGGCGGCTCGGCGGAACTCCAGTTCCCGATCCTCGGCATCCCGCGTGAAGTCGGCATCAAGGGCGCGGTCTTCGCTGACGCTGGCACGGTGTTTGGCAATGACAGCGGCACGTCGACGGGCGTGTCCTGTTCGGCTAACGGCCTGACCGGCACGACGCGCGTGTACACGATCGGCGGCCAGTCAGTGACGAGCTGTATCCGCGACTCGCACACGATGCGTTCTTCGGTTGGCGCGAGCTTGCTGTGGAACTCGCCGCTGGGCCCGATCCGGTTCGACTACGCCTACGCCTTGTCGAAGGATAAGGGCGACCGCACGCAGGCTTTCCGCTTCTCCGGCGGCACCCGCTTCTGA
- the frr gene encoding ribosome recycling factor, translating to MAAPQPFDLADLKRRMQSAIGAFQHNLQSLRTGRANPNLLDPIQVDAYGAMMPLTQLATVTVPEARMISVQVWDRSMVTPVEKAIRDSNLGLNPNTEGQVIRLRMPDMTEQRRKELVKVAHKYAEDAKVAVRHLRRDGIDVVKKLEKDAHLSKDDSARDQDLVQKATDQHVAEIDKMLAVKEKEIMQV from the coding sequence ATGGCCGCCCCGCAGCCCTTCGATCTCGCCGACCTCAAGCGCCGCATGCAGTCGGCGATCGGCGCCTTCCAGCATAACCTGCAATCGCTTCGCACCGGCCGCGCCAATCCGAACCTGCTCGATCCGATTCAGGTCGACGCCTACGGCGCCATGATGCCGCTGACGCAGCTCGCCACCGTGACCGTTCCGGAGGCGCGCATGATCAGCGTGCAGGTCTGGGATCGCTCCATGGTGACGCCGGTTGAGAAGGCGATTCGCGATTCCAATCTCGGCCTCAATCCCAACACGGAAGGCCAAGTTATCCGTCTCAGGATGCCCGACATGACCGAACAGCGCCGCAAGGAGCTGGTGAAGGTCGCGCACAAATACGCCGAGGACGCCAAGGTCGCGGTCAGGCATCTGCGCCGCGACGGCATCGATGTCGTCAAGAAGCTCGAGAAGGACGCGCATCTGTCGAAAGACGATTCGGCGCGCGATCAGGACCTCGTGCAGAAGGCGACCGATCAGCATGTCGCCGAGATCGACAAGATGCTGGCTGTCAAGGAAAAGGAAATCATGCAGGTCTAG
- a CDS encoding isoprenyl transferase encodes MDGNGRWAAGRGLPRLEGHRRGVEALRRTVRAATDLGVEYLTFFSFSSENWRRPAQEVSDLMGLLKLFIRRDLATLHDSNVRIRVIGGRDDLSPDIRALLDEAETTTRGNTALTLVIAFNYGARAEIVRAARRIALGVMEGVIAPSSIDENLFARHLDTTGIPDPDLLIRTSGEQRVSNFLLWQLAYTEFVFVEQHWPDFDRSTLEDAIREYGRRDRRFGALSSAEAKVG; translated from the coding sequence ATGGATGGCAACGGACGCTGGGCGGCCGGACGCGGATTGCCGCGGCTGGAAGGCCATCGCCGCGGCGTCGAGGCGTTGCGCCGGACCGTGCGCGCCGCGACCGATCTCGGCGTCGAATATCTCACCTTCTTCAGCTTCTCCTCCGAAAACTGGCGGCGGCCGGCGCAGGAAGTCTCCGATCTCATGGGGCTTCTCAAGCTGTTCATCCGGCGCGATCTCGCGACGCTGCACGATTCCAATGTGCGCATCCGCGTCATTGGCGGCCGTGACGATCTTTCGCCCGATATTCGCGCGCTGCTCGACGAGGCCGAGACGACGACGCGCGGCAACACCGCGCTGACTCTGGTGATCGCCTTCAACTACGGCGCGCGCGCCGAGATCGTCCGCGCCGCACGGCGGATTGCGCTTGGCGTCATGGAAGGCGTGATCGCGCCGTCCTCGATCGACGAGAATCTGTTTGCGCGCCATCTCGATACGACAGGCATTCCCGATCCCGATCTGCTGATCCGGACGTCAGGAGAGCAGCGCGTGTCGAATTTCCTGCTCTGGCAGCTCGCCTACACCGAGTTCGTCTTTGTCGAACAGCATTGGCCGGACTTCGACAGATCGACTCTTGAAGACGCAATCCGTGAGTATGGCAGGCGCGACCGTCGTTTCGGCGCGCTGTCGTCGGCGGAGGCCAAGGTCGGGTGA
- a CDS encoding ABC transporter ATP-binding protein: MSSRPLSGRANPFAAALRFTFGHWGRQKITVALVALTVIATTAADVFIPLFAGRMIDAVATSLDRAAAFDAALHALAAMLALSFTWLLFRHLGFVGVTFMTLKVMTEVAQETFARVQRFSTDWHANHFAGSTVRKVTRGMWALDLLHDTILMAILPSLIVLAGTTIMLGIYWPLLGVIVLAGSIVYVVVTLVLSLSCVAPASRLANGWDTRLGGALADAVSCNPVVKAFGAEAREDARLAGVLGKWRRRTKRAWLRGTNAGTAQNVMLLTLRGSVLGGVLWIWSRGAASAGDVAFVLTSYQVVHGYLRDIGMHIHNLQRSVNEMEEMVVMHTEPFGVADKPDAEPIEVSRGEIALENVTFHYGGHVEPLYRDFSLKIRAGEKVGLVGRSGSGKTTFVKLVQRLYDVSDGRLTIDGQDVAHATQASLRAQIAIVQQEPILFHRSLSENIAYGRPGATQAEIERAARLANAHAFVTRLPKGYATLVGERGVKLSGGERQRIALARAFLADAPILILDEATSSLDSESEALIQEAMERLMVGRTTVVVAHRLSTVRAMDRILVFDRGRIVEEGDHLTLVRRERGIYRSLFERQALELAKGVAA; the protein is encoded by the coding sequence ATGTCTTCTCGTCCCCTATCGGGGCGCGCCAATCCCTTTGCGGCGGCGCTCCGATTCACCTTCGGCCATTGGGGCCGACAGAAAATCACTGTCGCGCTCGTTGCGTTGACCGTCATCGCGACAACGGCGGCTGATGTGTTCATCCCGCTTTTCGCGGGACGCATGATCGATGCGGTCGCGACTTCGCTCGATCGCGCCGCTGCGTTCGACGCGGCGTTGCATGCGCTCGCGGCGATGCTCGCTTTGAGCTTCACATGGCTGCTGTTCCGGCACCTTGGTTTCGTCGGCGTCACCTTCATGACCCTGAAGGTGATGACGGAAGTCGCGCAGGAGACGTTCGCGCGCGTGCAGCGCTTCTCCACCGACTGGCACGCCAATCATTTCGCGGGCTCCACCGTGCGAAAAGTAACGCGCGGCATGTGGGCGCTCGATCTGCTGCACGACACGATCCTGATGGCGATCCTGCCGTCGCTGATCGTGCTTGCGGGCACGACGATCATGCTCGGAATTTACTGGCCGCTGCTTGGCGTCATCGTGCTTGCGGGATCGATCGTCTACGTCGTCGTGACGCTGGTGCTGTCGCTGTCCTGCGTCGCGCCCGCGTCGCGGCTGGCGAATGGTTGGGACACGCGGCTTGGCGGCGCGCTCGCGGACGCGGTGTCGTGCAATCCTGTTGTGAAGGCGTTCGGCGCGGAAGCGCGCGAAGACGCGCGCCTCGCAGGCGTTCTCGGCAAGTGGCGGCGGCGCACCAAGCGGGCCTGGCTGCGCGGCACCAACGCTGGCACGGCGCAAAACGTGATGCTGCTGACGCTGCGCGGTTCGGTGCTGGGCGGCGTGCTGTGGATCTGGTCGCGCGGCGCGGCGAGCGCTGGCGACGTCGCGTTCGTGCTGACCTCCTATCAGGTTGTGCACGGCTATCTCCGCGACATCGGCATGCACATCCATAACCTCCAGCGTTCGGTGAACGAGATGGAGGAGATGGTTGTGATGCACACCGAGCCGTTCGGCGTCGCTGACAAGCCTGATGCCGAGCCGATCGAGGTGAGCCGTGGCGAGATCGCGCTTGAGAATGTGACCTTCCATTATGGCGGTCACGTCGAGCCGCTCTATCGCGACTTCTCACTGAAGATCCGCGCAGGCGAGAAGGTCGGCCTCGTCGGCCGGTCGGGCTCGGGCAAGACGACCTTCGTCAAGCTCGTGCAGCGGCTGTACGATGTGTCCGACGGCCGCCTGACGATCGACGGGCAGGATGTGGCTCATGCGACGCAGGCGAGCCTGCGCGCGCAGATCGCGATCGTGCAGCAGGAGCCGATCCTGTTCCATCGCTCGCTGTCGGAGAACATCGCCTATGGTCGTCCCGGCGCGACGCAGGCCGAGATCGAACGCGCCGCGAGGCTCGCCAACGCGCACGCCTTCGTGACGCGGCTGCCGAAAGGCTACGCGACATTGGTCGGCGAGCGCGGCGTGAAGCTCTCGGGCGGCGAACGTCAGCGCATTGCGCTGGCGCGCGCCTTCCTCGCGGACGCCCCAATCCTCATCCTCGATGAGGCGACCTCGAGTCTCGACTCGGAGTCGGAAGCGCTGATCCAGGAGGCGATGGAGCGGCTGATGGTCGGGCGCACCACTGTTGTTGTGGCGCATCGACTGTCCACGGTGCGGGCGATGGACCGCATCCTGGTGTTCGACCGCGGCCGGATCGTGGAGGAGGGCGATCACCTGACGCTCGTCCGCCGCGAGCGCGGGATCTATCGCAGCCTGTTCGAACGGCAGGCGCTGGAGCTCGCGAAAGGCGTCGCTGCGTGA
- the rseP gene encoding RIP metalloprotease RseP, producing the protein MSTFLFTALGFLFVLAVVVIVHEFGHYIVGRWCGVEVTTFSIGFGPELFGWTDKQGTRWRVAAVPLGGYVKFLGDANAASAPDADAVAAMPAEQRARSFPEKSIGQRAAIVAAGPIANFLLAIVIFAATAYFVGSAMLAPRVAAVLPDSAAAAAGIQVGDVIESIDGQPIAGFSDIQRIVSQKAEIPLAIVVNRSGSSLQLTATPTLKTQKTPLGTQRIGMLGLQASADPADLRVRHYGPLEAIGVGASETWQIVERSGAYFAGLFAGKESIDQMAGLPRIAMVSGQAAKAGFVPLITLAAILSVSIGLVNLVPIPMLDGGHLMFYLVEWARGRPLSERIQEYGFRIGLALVLMLMLFVTWNDIVAIRAG; encoded by the coding sequence ATGTCGACTTTCCTTTTCACCGCCCTCGGCTTCCTCTTCGTGCTGGCAGTCGTGGTGATCGTCCACGAATTCGGCCACTACATCGTAGGTCGGTGGTGCGGGGTCGAAGTGACGACCTTCTCGATCGGCTTCGGCCCGGAGCTTTTCGGCTGGACCGATAAACAGGGCACCCGCTGGCGTGTCGCCGCGGTTCCGCTTGGCGGATATGTGAAATTCCTCGGCGACGCCAACGCAGCGAGCGCCCCTGATGCGGACGCCGTCGCGGCGATGCCGGCTGAGCAGCGAGCGCGAAGCTTTCCCGAGAAATCCATCGGTCAGCGCGCAGCGATTGTCGCCGCGGGTCCAATCGCCAACTTCCTGCTCGCGATCGTCATCTTTGCGGCGACCGCCTACTTCGTCGGCAGCGCCATGCTCGCGCCCCGCGTTGCGGCCGTATTGCCCGATAGCGCGGCGGCGGCCGCCGGAATCCAGGTTGGCGACGTCATCGAATCAATCGACGGCCAGCCCATCGCCGGCTTCTCGGATATTCAACGGATTGTCAGCCAGAAGGCTGAAATCCCGCTCGCCATTGTCGTCAACAGGTCCGGATCAAGCCTGCAACTGACGGCGACTCCAACCCTCAAGACGCAGAAAACGCCGCTCGGAACGCAGCGGATCGGCATGCTGGGCTTGCAGGCTTCGGCGGACCCGGCCGACCTTCGCGTCAGGCATTACGGGCCGCTCGAAGCCATCGGCGTGGGAGCCTCCGAAACCTGGCAGATCGTCGAGCGGTCGGGCGCCTATTTCGCAGGATTGTTCGCCGGGAAAGAATCGATCGACCAGATGGCCGGGCTGCCGCGAATCGCGATGGTGTCCGGTCAGGCGGCGAAGGCGGGTTTCGTGCCGCTGATTACTCTCGCGGCCATCCTGTCAGTCTCGATCGGACTCGTGAATCTCGTGCCGATTCCGATGCTTGATGGCGGTCACCTCATGTTTTACCTCGTCGAATGGGCGCGGGGGCGGCCGCTCAGCGAGCGAATTCAGGAATACGGCTTCAGGATCGGACTAGCCCTCGTCCTGATGCTCATGCTGTTCGTGACCTGGAACGATATCGTCGCGATCCGGGCGGGTTAA